atttaccatgtttgatgtttattgTGAATGACGGATACTCAcaaagaaggaggtaattagcCCAGCCCACAAGCCAGAAGTTTGAAACCTGTCTTGACTTCACCTGCTGCCGGAGTGCAGATGCTCCATCCTGGACGCGTCTCCGACCGCCAGCCGGAAGTCCCCCGTGTACAAcacgtttccatggcaaccctCAAACAGGAACCTGGGGACACGAGGTACAGACTATCTGTGATGAAACAGGAAATACATCGCTGCCACTTCCTGTAGACCTTTTAACTGGTCAGATCTGAACGATTCCTTAATCCAACTGCTGTCGTTTCCTTTGTGATCAAACAGATTCCCGACTCTGAACCGATTCCTGACTCAATAGACTCCTAAATCTGAACAGACTGGTGAACTGATTCCCAAAACAGATTCATTTGAACACATTCCCAACATTTAAACTTCTCACACGCATTTAAGTCATATATTTCTGCTTAAAGAGTTTGTTAAGCTTTAGAAATGAAGTTGTGTAAATATACAAAAGGTGAAGTTGCTCTTACCTGCAGTAGAAAAATGATTTATCACCGTCTTCAACAAATCCTAACAAATGGTGGAAGGACTGAAGCCAGCAGGTCACAAAAGTCGGCCTTGTCAGCTGATTCAGAGTCTTTCAGGAACATTTTCAATCTCTGAaaccaacaaaagaaaacaccatcAACTGATGTGAAATCACAAAGTTTACTCCGTCTTGGGCAGATTCATACTACCAACAGCATCATAACTTCATATGAAAATACTGAAGAGTATTCAGATGTTCAATGTTAATATCTGCTTAAATTTTGATGTGTCCCACTAAAGccaacatttttattccaattctttttaaattactgaaatcaGTTTAATTGAAATCTGAGTAGATTTTAACTTGCACCACTTCTTTAATCTCCAACAAAATATTCAAGTTCAAGTATAAGAGTTTTAGGTCAGCTAGAGTTTTAACCAGCCCGATAAACAGTGTAGATGCTAACTGGAGCGGAAAAGCCTTTTGGCCGAACCAGATGCTAACCTTAGCctcgacaaaaacaaaacaccacttTATCACTTTATCACTGCTAGCTTCATAACAACCAATAACAGCGAGATAAAAGCGCTCTAAACCAAACCCGATAAACAGTCAAAAGTTACGAACAACTGACAACCAAAGCATATTTTTGATGTAAGATACGATAGCAGGAATGCTAACGGTCGGTCATCCGCTAAACTAACTTCGACATTTAAATCTATCAACTGTAAACATTTACACGTTAAAAGTTAACGTAACACTTACCAGCTTTTAAGAAGACTGTGaacttgttatatttttcattctgcaaatgaaaaggtttttctttggtttatatcttttttgtttagtaCAGGTAAGAATCAAGATGGCGACCGGAAGTGACATAAACTTCCtgtacatgtattttttttttctttcttgccaAAGACGGTTTCTTTATCCATACTTTTAATTTTAGAAGCATatataaataacacattttgtttctatatacttattcagttcagttttattgaattaaatgtaGCATGATTTACTTATTTACAGAAAGATAATTGTTTTTAGATTCTTGGACTTTCACTTGGTAACAGTGACTtaatattataaaatgtttacttcacccctccatttttgttaattttttaaaattattttttatttcttgcaggaaattgaaatgatcaaaaatgcACAGATCACAATCCATATATTTCTGGTATTTTCTTCATGAAAGCAAACCTTCTCAATAATGACAGTAGGAAAATGTCTttgctaaaaaaatttattctgaaTTACATTATAATTTACAATGCTTACAGGAACAGCTACATAAAGCTGCACAAGTACACcagaaacaaatattacaattataaattaaatatatttaagcatTAGCGTActatgttatatatatatttatgtcgTATAAAGTATTGTTCTGATTATGCCACTGATTAGTGTAACACCATTCAGCAGCCCTCAGGCTTTTGTGACTTTTTCAATCAGAAAACTACTGCTACAAAACCTTTACTGATTGTTCTGCTGTTAAACATTACGGAACAGTTCTTATTCATTTTCATCATGAATCAAACTTTGATAGTACAGAAAACCGTCAAATCAAGGTAACCTATAATTTCTCTTTCAAAGAGCAACATGAATGTAAAACTTCTACAAAAGCATCCACAGTGGattgtttctgcagctcttaAGGCACAAAATGGTTCTGAAGTTCTGTCTGGGCAAAACAGATGTAATGTTTGGgtgaattgaaaaaaatatttaaacttagCTCTTTATCATGCTGCAAATTGCTCCAATAGGCAATTTCAATTAGTGACCAAAGATCACTCTATACTAATAAAGATGTTTACTAAGACATAACCTCTCCCAGAGTGGGTCAGTCATGAACTTGTTCAGGTTTATGACTCCACACAGGTTTGCGTTTCTCTAAGAAGGCCTGGATCCCCTCCTGTCCATCTCTAAGAGCCAGGTTGTCCACCATCACCTTGGAGGCAGTGGCATATGCTGCGTCTCTGCCTTGAGCCATTTGTCTGCAAAAGAACCAGAAACACAAGAAGTAAATGCAATGTATTGTGTCAGGTATTCACTGCAAACCATTAATAACAGCATACCTGTGGAATGTGGCCTTGCCAAGAGCTACAACAGGTCGACTGGACTGACACACTCGCTGGGCGATGGCTAATGTCTCCTCCTCCAACCGCTCCTCTGGCACCACCTTGCTAATCAGGCCATGCAACAGGGCATCACGGGCTGAGATAGGAGAGCCTGTCAGCagcatctccatggcaacctgtttatgaaaacaaagtGATAAGAGTTCAATAGAGGACTTTAATGATGTGGGTGATTTCCTGTGGACCAACTaaatagcagaaaaaaagattctCAAAGATCTCACCATTACTATACCtccaagtaaatattttaagcagcacaaataatttaaaataccaatttttattatttccccAATACTACTTTGATTCTTGAGTTATAAATGCACAACATTCATTGTGAATAAACAGCCACCAGGTGGCGCATGTATCAGGTGAAAAAAATTTGTCATCAATAACACGAGGAAAAATGTTGCCAGGTTCAGTAAGAACTTCTGGGTTAAATCCTAAACCTGCTGAATACCtctaaagtgaaacaaaaccaCTTTATGTCACCAGAAACCTTTCAGTTCGTACcgtaataaaagttttaaaaagtgtccGTCTGTACCTTTCTTGGCACCGCTCTGCCGATGGCCACCGCCGGCGTCGAGCAGAACAGACCCACGTTGACGCCTGGAGTGGCAAAGGTGGATTTCTCGGTCGCAACTGCGATGTCACAGCTGGCGACCAGCTGGCAACCGGCTGCCGTGGCAACGCCGTTCACCATGGCGATAACTGGAATAGGGAGGTCTTGTATCAGAGTCATCACCTGAAACACAAAAGTTACTAACAGCTGAGGTTATGAACACCTGAGGCCTTGTTTCCTTGCCTACACTAAACTCCAATACTACACACATTtcatgtcagaaatgtttaaagtgaGATAAATATTGACATGTTCAGTGCTTGCTTCTGTGATGTAAGGATTTATTTCCCAATTGGAACATGTTTTGACTCTTCAGCTGGAGTTTCCGTCCCATTCCAGACACAAACTGACCTCTGAGCAGGTTTGAAACACCTTGGTGTGGTATTCTGGGCCCTGAGTGGACGTCAGCTCCTTCAGGTCGTGTCCCGACGAGAACACCGGACCTTTGGCTGAAACAAACAGCGCAAACGTAAGACCAACTGCTTCCTGTCTCCAACATGAACGAGCAATTAAAAACAGACCTGATATGATGATGACTCTGAGATCTTCGCCATCAACGTCAGTCAGGATGTTCTCTCTGAGGGCTTCCAGCATGGACAAGGACAGAGCGTTCCTCTTCTTAGGGTTGTTTAAAATGATCCTCCTGgtagaaatttacatttttaacacattagaaaatattttaaagaacgTTTGCCACAGTAATATTCTCTTAAACTGACACTCTTTTATTGTTCATATACCACCATATGCGTACAGTACATTTAGTCAACtctaacttattttattttataaattattgacAATTGTTTCTGGACATTGTTACCTTTATGTTccttatttgaaatgtttcttcatAAGGTTCTTAATTTATTACTGTATTTTAGTCTTATAGTTAACACTACTTTTTATTCGGTGACAGTTTGTgttatgtttagtttattaataTCCAGAAAATTGTTCAGTTAcaaataaaccttaaaaaataatagtcaAGCTCTCTGCCTTTCCTTTTTATCGActgtcagcagcagctgtccAAGACCAAGTTCAATCCAGATTTAACTTTATTGAGATAAATATGCATTCTGATGTATTTCTGTATAATTGGGTTAATTTTCCTTGTAGAAACTAAACAAggtgaatttaatttaaatgtgtttaagcAGGAATGAGGTACAGAGGCCTGCAGGTAGACGGcagcaaatttatttcagcGGTTGTCATGGTGATAAACTGCTCTGCAGCCACTTTAGCATAATATCATtctatttttactgtttatgtCTACTCAGTACAGACAAAATATCCTTACGTGTTGAAagatttcaacatgtttttagttttaaatacaaattaaaattttagatTGCTAGATTAAGATTGTCTGAATCCAAGACATTTATATAGATGCAACCCTGACAAAACTAAAACGGGAATTTAGTATTCccctttttgtagttttgtattAACTccgaaaaaaaaatgtaatttatgtaaaCTACATTTCTGGGGATATTCAGGTTGTtctattgcataataaatttcGAACCTGGAAATTTATGTCCACTTCTATTGAAGTAAAAGTAAGCTGTTTACACCAAAAATAAAGCGAAATGTCTTGATTAACCACAACAAGGCGATAATGACCGCGGTAATATTTCAGCCGAATTTCCACTGAGACCCATTAAGATGTTGTGGTTCAGTTTGTGGACCACAGAAAGCAGCTCTCTTTACTGAATCCTCAGTTTCTCCTTAAATGCTCTGTTTCTACATGAGGGTTCGGGTTGGTGAAGTGACGTGTTTTAATGGCAGCACCTGATTCCGTGCTTCTGTTCCCTCAGAGTCAGCGGTTCCGGTTCCGACTGGGAGTAACACCGAGGAGCGGACAGCAGCGGTATCCTCCTGCTGAGCTGAAATATAGAAATACCTCTACACAACACACTGCGAGccatttttcaactttctttccACTACTTCCGGGTTATGACGTCACGTAGCCAAACAGACCCGGTCTGCGCATGTGCAGAAATCagacctaaaaaaacaaaaacaggatccaCGGAACAAACAGGAGAACATTTGAtctttttgctaaaatatttattgtagtCGTAAATTAATCAGATGATCTTTCAGTTGTGcctaattttatttcatatttaaaacaataaaaacataaaattacttGCAAACATTTCTCATAATTTGTGACACCATCAACAGTGACATTGTTGATGATGTCACTGTTTTATAATAGTAGAACCCTCAAAccatcacattttatttcacagataaTTCCAAGTTATAACACAGtcatgttaaaattagtttgttttgctaTCTTAATTTTTTACAGTTGGCCAAAGTCACTTCTCCAGGCAGAATCACAGTTTTTTACACTGATCAATTAGAAACACCTTcataacataattaaaaataaaaggagcaaAAACTATTATAATCCCTGGACATTCCTTCATTGTAAACTTAATAATTTACAATAAGTTAAACTGAGACTGCATGAAGTTATTGTTTCAATAAGTGATATTATTTGCAAAGTGCTGAACACAGGCAGTCATCCATCCATTGCGTACATTCACCTTTGCTCAGGATGCGCGTCACCTAAAGAACAGAAAGTGCAGGAAAGCAGAGTTTCTAAAGATGCTCTTCCACTGCAGCAGTGATTTTCTGCGGTGCGATCTTTATGGTGACTTCGCTCCAGGTGCTGATGTATGGAAACAACCTGTCggtgaaagtgtgtgtgaaggtgtgtatgtgtgctcCAGTTTCTGCGTCTGAAAACGACAGCCGTCCTCCATCATAGTCCAGGAAAACCCGGATCCTTCTTGGGTTTCCCTTCACAGAGACGTCAGATCCCGGATCTGTTGGGGAAAGTGTTTTGTATTCTCCTTTGCAGAACATGAGCCTCCACAGTCCGGGCCAGATGATGCCTTTCCTTACATCCGACCCCACTAGCACACCCAGAACGTAGGCATCGTTTTCTCCTACCTCCACCTCCCAGCTGTGACATCCTGAGGTGAAACTCTCAGAGCCGACAACAGAAACGAAGTGGTCGATCCTCTCTGGATTGTCAGGAAGGTCCTGTTTTCCCGCGCCCTGCGTCAGACTGGTCAGATCGTCGGACAGAGTGAGGTCTGGATGGGCCGTGTTTGGATCCAGGACGACAGGACTGAAGGAGATCATGTCCTTCATCTTGCTCCAGACGTTGAAGCTCAGGTTTCCCAGATATCTGGCCTCATCGATCAGCGCTCCTGAGATCAGGTCCGGATCATCAGGAACCGGCTGCTGCTGGATTCTCTCCACCGTTTCTTTGTAATTCAGCAGAAACTGAACATCTTTTGCTCTCAGTTCgttttctgtggttttaattAATCCTGATAGATCTGAGATCTCTTTGCTCAGCGCTCTGATCTTCTCCGCCATCATGTGactcttctgctcctcttcctccctcagtgCATTCAGCCtggcctcctcctcttcctccagaaACTGGTGAAGCCTCTTAAACTGCTCTTTGATCTTCCTCTCTGTGGCTTCAGCCTGAGTTTTGATGTGACCTGCAGTTTGATCACAGCTTCCCTTCACATCACGGATGAGCCTCATCCTCTTTCTTAAGGGCTTCAGGGAATCCTGCAGCGTTTTCTTGGCCTGCTGTCCGGCCTCTTCGGTGAGCTGGAGCTTGTGCTCGCCGTGCGTCTCTGACTCCCTGCAGACGCggcacagcagctgctgctcgtCCACACAGAACAAGCTGAGTGTTTCTGCATGCAGACTGCAGAGCGGCTCAGATCCTGACGCTCTCACCTCGTCACACGCCATCTTTAGAGCAAAGTCAGGTACAGGTATTGTCTTTGATGACCTTCTCTTGCAGACCGGACACTCGGTagtttctctctctgcccaGTTTGTCTTTAAACAGGAGACACAGAAGCTGTGCTCACATGTCAGAGTTACTGGattctgaaaaatgttctgGCAAATTGGGCACAGAAGTTCTTCCCTCCGGATTGAAGCCATAACTCTGACGTTCCTCTGAACTGCGCAGACAGTTTCGCTTTTGAATAAATCTtctatttcttgtttttctgccagCAGCCGATCCGTTTGGTTACCACCTGCAGCATTCCTGGTGTTCCTCGAAGCATTTCATCATCCTTCAAGAGAAACTCTTGAATTTGATCTCAAAGTCGACGTTTTTGTCTTCTGTTGGTTTATTCCAACGTCTCTGTTGTTGAAAGCAGCAGGTTTACTTCCTGACTCACCTGAAAGAGGTCAGGGAGCCCCGCcccctgactctgattggttgtttcttcaGACCAGTAGCAGCtctgggaggaggtggagatcaatctttttacagattatctgtctcgtgTTAAGctgtcatgacagttttaaccaatgaaacattttatttattaagatatttttgttcacttaatTTGTGCTTCAGGTTATAAATTCAGATTCTATCAACAGTTTAAGTTTGATACGAAAATCGTTTTGATTTTCAGAAACTTCTGCTCAAATTTggacaaaatgttacaaaagaaacaatattCATAACAAGTTGGTGCATTTAttgtcaaacacaaaaacacagaaaactagTGATTGGCTCGTTATAATTACTGATAAAGGATGAGAAAGTACCTTCATGTCTGCACATCCAGGAACACTTTGAATAAGTCAGAAAAATGAGATATGAGATATGAAATGACGCCGTTTGAGGCTAAACTAGCAGTTATTTCTACTTGGATTAGCATTTTGATGAGCATGGCTgtgcaaattaatattttctgaacaTAAAGTGCTGCTTTATGTTATTTACGTGGTTTTGTTCTGAGAAAACATTCGGCAGCACTTTATGAGAAGGAGCTTACTGACATAACAGCTTTCAGAAACAGTCTTCATGAACGTTCATGGCTGATGTCATAATGCATCAGtcggtaaataatgaaacttttaaagcaaagtttctCTAAAACCTGCatcaaaagtgtcattatttaccaaatgacacttcatgagaACAGTTATTAACATTCAtcaagactccttcatgttcttACAGATGTTACGTCAGTTTTATACTCACCCCTTCAAACAAAGTGTTACCAAACATCCcataaaggtgtgtgtgtgtgtgtgtgtgtgtgtgtgtgtgtgtgtgtgtgtgtgtgtgtgtgtgtgtgtgtgtgtgtgtgtgtgtgtgtcagtgcaATCACCTCCTAATGAagataataacaataataacaacaacagaCGCACTGAGACACGAGTCTGTTGAGGCGGGGATCAGGAGCAGGAGGAGTCCCGTCAGAGAAACAGTCCTGGTCCCGGCCCGGAGGAACAGCGCACCCTGCAGGAGGAAGGCCTCATGTCAGGTGACGGCGTTCAGGCTCTGGCCGCCCTCCGTCGGGGTGAAGAACTGCACTTTGGGCGGAACCAGCCCGGAGTTGTTCCTGCGCAGGCTGCCGCCGCCTTTCCGCATGGAGTTGTTGCGTCTCATGGAGTTTCGCTTCCTGAGGGAGTTCTGGTGCGACAGCTCGCTCTTCTGCAGCGTCTGGATCAGGATGTACGGCTTCTCGTCCAGCTCCCGAGCGCTGCAGCTGGGCGTGCTC
This window of the Poecilia reticulata strain Guanapo unplaced genomic scaffold, Guppy_female_1.0+MT scaffold_291, whole genome shotgun sequence genome carries:
- the LOC103460781 gene encoding nuclear factor 7, ovary-like, producing MASIRREELLCPICQNIFQNPVTLTCEHSFCVSCLKTNWAERETTECPVCKRRSSKTIPVPDFALKMACDEVRASGSEPLCSLHAETLSLFCVDEQQLLCRVCRESETHGEHKLQLTEEAGQQAKKTLQDSLKPLRKRMRLIRDVKGSCDQTAGHIKTQAEATERKIKEQFKRLHQFLEEEEEARLNALREEEEQKSHMMAEKIRALSKEISDLSGLIKTTENELRAKDVQFLLNYKETVERIQQQPVPDDPDLISGALIDEARYLGNLSFNVWSKMKDMISFSPVVLDPNTAHPDLTLSDDLTSLTQGAGKQDLPDNPERIDHFVSVVGSESFTSGCHSWEVEVGENDAYVLGVLVGSDVRKGIIWPGLWRLMFCKGEYKTLSPTDPGSDVSVKGNPRRIRVFLDYDGGRLSFSDAETGAHIHTFTHTFTDRLFPYISTWSEVTIKIAPQKITAAVEEHL
- the echdc3 gene encoding enoyl-CoA hydratase domain-containing protein 3, mitochondrial; this encodes MARSVLCRGISIFQLSRRIPLLSAPRCYSQSEPEPLTLREQKHGIRRIILNNPKKRNALSLSMLEALRENILTDVDGEDLRVIIISAKGPVFSSGHDLKELTSTQGPEYHTKVFQTCSEVMTLIQDLPIPVIAMVNGVATAAGCQLVASCDIAVATEKSTFATPGVNVGLFCSTPAVAIGRAVPRKVAMEMLLTGSPISARDALLHGLISKVVPEERLEEETLAIAQRVCQSSRPVVALGKATFHRQMAQGRDAAYATASKVMVDNLALRDGQEGIQAFLEKRKPVWSHKPEQVHD